From Vallitalea longa, one genomic window encodes:
- a CDS encoding glycosyltransferase family 2 protein: MKTITILVPCYNEEEVINIFYEEVVKIIDKIDYNFEILFVNDGSKDMTLNKIIAMRINDSRVSYVDLSRNYGKEIAMAAGLDHVTGDAVIIMDADLQDPPSLIPTMIEEWEKGYDDVYAKRSSRKGESFMKKFTSHCFYRLLSKLSKVEIQKDTGDFRLLNRKAIDALKQFRESGRYTKGLFSLIGFKKKEILFDRDERAAGKTKWNYWKLIGLAIEGITTFTIMPLRIATFIGGFTGLFAFIYMIYIVLRTLIVGVELPGYASLVSIMLFIGSIQLVGIGILGEYVGRIFNETKNRPLYFINKYEGDKE; this comes from the coding sequence TTGAAAACGATAACTATATTAGTACCTTGTTATAATGAAGAAGAGGTAATTAATATCTTTTATGAAGAAGTAGTTAAAATAATTGATAAGATAGATTATAATTTTGAAATACTATTTGTTAATGATGGTAGTAAAGATATGACTCTCAATAAAATAATAGCTATGAGAATAAATGACAGTAGAGTCTCTTATGTAGACCTTTCCAGAAATTATGGAAAGGAAATAGCTATGGCGGCAGGACTTGATCATGTTACTGGTGATGCAGTTATAATAATGGATGCGGATTTACAAGATCCTCCTAGCCTTATTCCAACCATGATAGAGGAATGGGAAAAAGGATATGATGATGTATATGCTAAGAGATCCAGTAGAAAAGGTGAAAGCTTCATGAAGAAGTTTACATCCCATTGCTTTTATAGGTTGTTGAGCAAATTGTCAAAAGTAGAAATTCAAAAGGATACTGGAGATTTCCGTTTGCTTAACCGCAAAGCTATTGATGCTTTAAAGCAATTTAGAGAATCTGGAAGGTATACGAAAGGATTATTCAGCTTAATTGGATTCAAGAAAAAAGAGATATTATTTGATAGAGATGAAAGAGCAGCAGGCAAGACCAAATGGAATTATTGGAAATTAATAGGTTTAGCTATAGAAGGAATTACTACGTTTACCATTATGCCACTTAGGATTGCAACATTCATTGGAGGTTTTACTGGTTTATTTGCTTTTATATATATGATCTATATTGTGCTTAGAACATTGATTGTTGGTGTTGAATTGCCTGGTTATGCTTCATTGGTTAGTATTATGTTGTTTATTGGAAGTATCCAATTGGTTGGTATTGGTATTTTGGGAGAATATGTTGGAAGAATATTCAATGAAACTAAGAATAGACCATTGTATTTTATTAATAAATATGAAGGGGATAAAGAATAG